In Procambarus clarkii isolate CNS0578487 chromosome 84, FALCON_Pclarkii_2.0, whole genome shotgun sequence, a genomic segment contains:
- the LOC138358505 gene encoding uncharacterized protein, protein MCVEAILFEEVISTGSSSSSYKTSPNMDLPSTSNGLQGKFLRRCTNCKQCVHVRSNVCKFCQCDFRNSRELMKKEEEARFLLKGKKALERNTASRVLRRIENQHAQGSLMQINLL, encoded by the exons atgtgtgttgaagctattctctttgaagaagtcatctcgacaggatcttccagctccagctataaaacttcaccaaacatggatctacctagtacatcaaatg gtcttcagggaaaattcttgaggagatgcacaaactgcaaacaatgtgtgcatgtccgaagcaatgtttgcaagttctgccagtgtgacttccgaaacagtagagaattaatgaagaaagaagaggaagcccgttttctacttaaaggcaagaaggctttagaacgaaatacagcaagccgggttctacgaaggattgaaaatcag cacgcacaaggaagcttgatgcagataaacttactttag